In Cucurbita pepo subsp. pepo cultivar mu-cu-16 chromosome LG10, ASM280686v2, whole genome shotgun sequence, the DNA window GATAGAGCAAGTGGTGACCCCAGTTCATCGTTTTCAAATTCCACCAAAGTGCAGTAACCATCTTGAGAAGATAGTGCTAAATAATGAGCATCTGCCGACCTTTTAAGAACAATAAACTCAGAATTGAGAAAATGACAATCTGCCAAAGGGAGTAGTCACGAGATAGGAGCAGAAAATTTACCACGCGACATCTGTTATGGCAGCATAGTGAAGACCAGCCATGATTACTAGCGGCACAACACTTTCAGTGTCATATATGTACAAAGAATTTAAGGTTGCTACTGCAAAGATGATCCGATGTGGAAGCTTAAATAACCCAGCTGCAGAATTCataatacaaaaattgaaGTCGGTCATTTTCCAAACCAATAAAACTTCTCTTGAAAATTAATCAAGTAATGCATAAAACATGGTAAAAATCATCTGAGCACCTGAATTTAATCCTCTAAGACTAAAAAGCTTTGGACAAAAGCAAACTGCTACAACCGGCTTGCTGGCACCAGGGAGTTGAATAGCAGGCCTGATCGGAAAgatgatataaattaaaaaaggatcGTTCTAGTTTTTAAATCTTTCCAAGATATCACTCACTATAATGTAATTGGGCACGGGTGCAGCAAAAGTTGAACTACTAGTGACAATAAAGATGCTCGATATCACTATCATTATTGCTTCATCATGATAACCATTACTATCAAACTAGTAATAACAAAGAATTAAGTCTTGCCTTGAGAGATCCTTTCTAGAAAATATATACGCTGTATTTACTGGTTCAGATGCCGGCGATATTTTACAAACACCTGAAAAGTGGGCAGCAAATCAAACAATCAGAGAAAAAATACGAATGGAGACTTAATTATGCATGCACATGAGAAATGCTGAATGGAATAGGTAACACGAAAACCACGATGAAGAATGGAAACCACACGAAAAGCACATTCCTGATGGGAAACCTAACTGCATCTCTAGTATGAATGGATGCGATCCACTACATGCAATATAAGTATTAATCAagttaataaagaaatatagtATGATAAATGCACCAAAACTGCCCCAAACAATTAAGAAAGGTTCATCAAGtcagaatgaaaattttcctaaGCACCGTGGATAGGTGGTAAATAGCAATCGACATCTACCCCAACCGTTACCTGCAGGCACAAGTAGAAAAGATCCATCAGGTGACCAGGCCAACCTTCGGAAGAAAGATGGCAATGTCTCATCATGAAAGAGGTGGTTTTTGACAGACTGCAGTGTTGGAGCATAAATGACAATCAATAGAGGAAACATCAACATACTAAATGCTTGAACTACAATACTCTTGACATCTTCTACCTTAGAATCATCAACTGAAATATTTTCTGCCTTAGTAACGACATGCTGACAAACATAATTCATTTTCTCACTGCTTTTTACTTTGGTTGGGGGTTTATAGGCATAGATTCTGCAACTTCTATCTGAACTCAGAGAAGCAGCATACTTTCCTAGTGGGTCCAATGCCACACCTTGAACATAGTGCAAATGGGCATCTAAAATCTGATGGACGGATCCTGAAGAACATGGAGAAGAACAACCAGAGCTAAATGgttaataaaacaaataaataagcttAATTCTAGTAATggatttatctttttctttttctctttttcccttGCGAGTGTCTTTTGTTCAACCTTTGCTTACATCCCATATGATGCAGGAATTATCTACGGATCCAGACATCAAATATGCACCATCACTAGACCACTGTAGGTCCAGCACATCTTTGCGGTGAAATCTAGCCAATATAGATAATACTGATATTAGTGGAAATTCTGCAAGAGAACAATGACTAGGAAATATTCCTACAATTACAACTTAAATTTGCTCTATCGGGtgtggttttttttcttttttccttttagttCATGAGCGTTTGGACTAGCCTGCCCAAATCTAACTTTCTCCTAGAACAACTGCCTAACCCTACTATATTTCACAGCCAAGTAAACCGATAGCATATTAACTCCTAGGTAGGTGGTCACCGTGACTTGAACTAATTTTTCACCATTTACATCAGTGCTTATTGACACTAGGTCATGGAAGTTAAATATGCAATACTGGGTGTtttcatatcaattttttgAACTTCATGGCTTCTTAACACGTTAAAATAGGGAGGGCGATAAATGGCCTTACGATAATGTCTTCAGGACCTTCCAAGTTTGGCCACTTTCCAAATGGTGCAATTTCCATATGATCAGTTCACCTCCTGTGAGAAATgaaaactaatatatataagaaaaaatctaCTGGGATTTAGCAACTGGCTCAAATATGTACTGAAAACACCATCTGTAATAGGCGGAAGTACTACCATCAGCACCAGAGGCAAGCAGTTCTCCTGCAAAAGACAATGGACATTAACTTCTAAATCTGAAGTAAGAAAGCAAAcaagcaaataaaaaattagaagagaTGCTCAAATGTACCACAAAATATATTAGTTTACACTTCTCCAACTCTAGTGCTCAAAAGCCTTTTTGTAAAAGCACCAAATTgacccaaatttttttaatgtaaaatacCAAACTAAATCCACCCACCCCACCCCATGTGCAGGTAAGGAAGTAACCTTCCTTCCCAAAGTGCTCATTCTCCCTTGAATGGAGAAAGGTAGATGTCAgtattacaaataaattttaatttagtggatTGTTCTAGCTGCATCATGATCGTTGGTGTATAGATGATCGTTTCAATGTATTCAAAGACTTGATGTACAATACATATTAGGTTGACGGTTTACAAAAGGGGAAATACCATTTTGAAACACTGAGGTCCTGGAATCTTTACTCAGCCAAATGGTTATACGTTAAAAGACTCAAAATAACTACCATATTAAGCTAATGATTTACAGAAGGGACATTACTTTTTGTAGCACTGATGTAATCAAAATTGCAAACCATAAGATTTCGATAAAATTAAAGCTTGATCTCGATACAGTTAATGAAATCTACCGAACAAAGTACTaatatttaacaaatattcCACGAAACGAACTAGCTTCATAACACTAAACATAATGTTGAGGGACGCAGATACATTCTACATACCTGAAGGTGAGAAACGCAGGCTATTAACAGCAGAACCATGGTAAGAAAGGCTATTTTGATACGTAGCACCAGGGACATTTTTTTGTCCATCCCCTGAATTCAATAACCAAATCTGATAGAATCAAAGGCATCAGTTAGCCCATTGCCATACATCCAACCAACCANaaaaaaaaaaaaaaaaaaaaaaaaaaaaaaaaaaaaaaaaaaaaaaaaaaaaaaaaaaaaaaaaaaaaaaaaaaaagaatcagaaGCGAAGAGGGA includes these proteins:
- the LOC111803074 gene encoding chromatin assembly factor 1 subunit FAS2 isoform X1, with the translated sequence MKGGTLQINWHDSKPVLTLDFHPLSGLLATGGADFDIKIWLLNSGDGQKNVPGATYQNSLSYHGSAVNSLRFSPSGELLASGADGGELIIWKLHHLESGQTWKVLKTLSFHRKDVLDLQWSSDGAYLMSGSVDNSCIIWDVSKGSVHQILDAHLHYVQGVALDPLGKYAASLSSDRSCRIYAYKPPTKVKSSEKMNYVCQHVVTKAENISVDDSKSVKNHLFHDETLPSFFRRLAWSPDGSFLLVPAGVCKISPASEPVNTAYIFSRKDLSRPAIQLPGASKPVVAVCFCPKLFSLRGLNSAGLFKLPHRIIFAVATLNSLYIYDTESVVPLVIMAGLHYAAITDVAWSADAHYLALSSQDGYCTLVEFENDELGSPLALSEDKIGTTTNQNTSLTGVVTVNDDQNRKTEVEERHEENKSVEKPENMVIEKPENMVIEKPENMVIEKPSSGKNLAESEGRGHEMEKKESKQVSISSSSNSVTSKPAKRRITPMAIDP
- the LOC111803074 gene encoding chromatin assembly factor 1 subunit FAS2 isoform X2; translated protein: MKGGTLQINWHDSKPVLTLDFHPLSGLLATGGADFDIKIWLLNSGDGQKNVPGATYQNSLSYHGSAVNSLRFSPSGELLASGADGGELIIWKLHHLESGQTWKVLKTLSFHRKDVLDLQWSSDGAYLMSGSVDNSCIIWDVSKGSVHQILDAHLHYVQGVALDPLGKYAASLSSDRSCRIYAYKPPTKVKSSEKMNYVCQHVVTKAENISVDDSKSVKNHLFHDETLPSFFRRLAWSPDGSFLLVPAGVCKISPASEPVNTAYIFSRKDLSRPAIQLPGASKPVVAVCFCPKLFSLRGLNSAGLFKLPHRIIFAVATLNSLYIYDTESVVPLVIMAGLHYAAITDVAWSADAHYLALSSQDGYCTLVEFENDELGSPLALSDKIGTTTNQNTSLTGVVTVNDDQNRKTEVEERHEENKSVEKPENMVIEKPENMVIEKPENMVIEKPSSGKNLAESEGRGHEMEKKESKQVSISSSSNSVTSKPAKRRITPMAIDP